The window TTTTGTTGTGCTGTCACATTATATGACAGCATCCAGTGTTACCCATTCTTATCTTTTTGAATTTAGAAGTATCATATTATGTTTGCTTATTTTGTATAAGGTATTTATTAGTTACATAGAAACTGCTGGATGTACTATGACACGGCAAAGAACTCTCGAACAGCAGTATTTTTTCACTTGCTCTTGTCTCCGATGCAGTAAAGTGGTAATTCCTATTTGAGTTTATTAATAATTGCTTTAACTTACATTTTCTCATTGATTGATTATTAATCTGGATGTTCTAATCGAAGGGTCAGCAAGATGATATCCAAGAAAGTGCAATTCTGGAAGGATACAGGTGCATAGATGATAAATGCAATGGTTTCTTGCTTCGGGATTCTGGTATGTGCTTTAGTTGTAGTCTAGTGATCAATCAGATGGTTTGCACATATTTTTTCCAATTTTGTCTTTAAATATGCAGCTGATCAAGGATTTGTCTGTCAACATTGTGGCCGTCTTAGAAGCAAGGAAGAGGTAAAGAAGTTAGCAGCTGAGATAAGAGCAACTTCAGAAAAGGCCTCCGAGTCTATGTCCTCCGACAGTATCCTTTCCTGTTATTTGTGTTGAGAATCATTCATCTCTTTTATCcttctaaatattttatgctCTATTTGACAGCATAGAGCCATAGATCAAACATATATAACATTAAACAATATATTTGTTCCTTAAGTGACGCTAAGGTAAGCGGGAAGCCATTTCTATCTATAAGAGTATTGAGAAACTTCAGAGGAAATTATGCCATCCCTTTGCGATTAGCTTGATGCAAACTCGAGAAAAGCTTTTAAAGGTAGCATTGCGAGtgcatttatattttaaattttgttttcttACTTAATTGTTGATCAATTGTAATGATACAAGAATCATTTGCTTTTTGCAGATGTTGATGGAGCAAGAAGACTGGAGAGAAGCTCTGTCATATTGCAAATTGACCATACCTGTGTATCAAAGTACGCCCTTCTTACTGGAAATGCTTCTTTTATTCttaaattcaagaattaaaattgcttagaatatcatttccATCAGCTCTACAATGGAGAGTTACCTGCTAGCGGAGTGATCAAAGGTTAAAGGACTTTTATGTTAGTAAAggtcaaagttgagtgatttttatgTCCCGTATTGAAGTTGAGCTACAATTATGTTAGTAAGGAAAAAGTTGAGTAGCTacgggtgtaatttactcataatATATTCTCAAGACATCTTCATTAGAATATCTATTTCGGTCTTGGGACGCTACAAGACTAACTCAGCATACTTAGCTCATACACTTATTCTACAATTGATTACTTTTGAGTTATAATTATAAAGTGAACGGTTTCAAAACTGTTATATGGTGCTTTAATGTCATACATTTCTTTGAAAGAATAGGAGGTGTAAGTGAGGtattttgtccaaaattcaaaacttcagtTATTTAGCTAACTCTTTGCTAACATTGATTTATCGCATGAATCAAACCTCCATAGATAGGATCGtctattctaatttataattgTCTAATTAGAACCCTAgtgaaaaagataaaaatattacCTCTTGTAGACTACTCGTAGAGTTTCAAGCAGTAAtatcagttcagtagcattcagttcagcattcagtaatttatcattatttattataattataattatttatatataatttattataatatatatatataatttataatttagtattatttatatttaattcatcattatttattataattatatttattcagcattcagtagcattcagttcggTTTACTTAAATTCAGAGCCTTAGTCCACACGAGGACTTTTGCTCTTAGCAatgatttttgttctttatCTATTGAAGGTTCAAAACCAAATAAAATTTGACTTCATTTCATTCTTTGTTCATTGCAGAGGTTTATCCAGAATTTCATCCTTTGCTTGGATTGCAGTATTATACTAGTGGAAAACTTGAGTGGTCagtatttttctttataaattcaGTTGATCTATCTGCAATGTTGGAGTTTTTTTCACTGATAACTTCCGGCTATTCGATGGTTTACCAATCTCTTAGAAGACCAATATCAGGTTGTCAATTTCTGACATGACAACACGATTTACAGAGACAACCTGTTTTTGCATTAATGTCATACGTAATAATGTAGAATATATAAATCACATGATTATGACACCGACAATCTATTTTGACGCCCTAATATCAGCATTTTCATTACTTTGGTCCTGAAGGTTACTTGGGGACACAGAGGATGCTATGAAATCACTGACCAAGGCATTGGATATACTTAGAATTACTCATGGAACAAAAACACCATTCATGAAGGAGCTCATGATGAAGTTGGAGGAAGCACGTGCTGAAGCTTCCTATAAACTTTTATCGAAAGACGATGACTAGCAGAGTACATGTAGCTTTGCTCCCGATGTCTCTAATCATTGGCTTTACTGATAGAACCGCTATCTCGAGGGAACCAACTAGTAGATGATTATATTAAAGATGATTTATAACATCTTTGAAAAAGAATTTAACTCGGGACCTTTACGAGAGAAGGAAGTTCCTCCATTCCATCTTCCTGCAGGAGAAAGCCATTGATGCCTTACACTGTAATGCTAACttatgttttgataaaatacattgtttagtccttgtattttcaaaaacatatgATAAAGTTCCTAATCTTttttcgatgaactgtttagtccctaacggttttctcagtgaactgtttagtccctgccgttagactctcatgaagattttgttagtcaatttggatttgcgttcttcttttcctttattttcatttcctttaaactctaatgcatctgaaatcaattttgagtgttcttcttcttgattttctccttaatcgttcaaattcgtaagcattgggtctgtttttttttcttgttctccatacaaataacttcttcttctaaattggatttcctcttctaaagtttgaaggtaaatagtaaagtgtaatttaatcatttccgaaatcataaacggtaaaaaaatctaacaaacagacggaatgagtaaacagttcactgagaaaaaggttagggaccttaccatgtgtttttgaaaatgtagggactaaacagtgtgttttgtcaacatatagggactaataaattaattaccctttatttATTAGACTTTCTGCATTTGGTTTTAGTGCACTAGGTTCTTTAATTTGTAATCAGAAAATAATCTTTTGGCTGAAATTTCCTAGTCTCACAATTGAAAATGTTAAATTTTATGTAATCCTTTCAAATTTTGTTGAAATTTATAATTTGACATTAAGTTTTTAATCAATTataattagggtaaataatttattagtgcccatttttttaacacattgtttagttctCTTATTTTGacaaacacattataagatccatatcttttgtcaatacTAACTTTTTGATCcctttgtctatttttttagatttttaaccgaacatattttAGTTTGAAGACCGGCATAATACGATACAAAATGGTCATATTACTTTGTTATTTTCCATCTATCTATTCATGctaaatataatagttaaaaatctttaaaaaaaatagacagaagTACCAAAGAATTAATAATGAcaaaatatagaaattaaacaatatgttacataaaaaggaagagactaataaattattttagttttataaaTATTATGCGCTTAGTTATTAACAATTAGCAAAGTTAATTATGAAcataaaattcaataaaaaaaccaatatttattttgtgtatttgaaattttatttttaatacaacaacaacaaagccttagtcccgaaatgatccggggtcggctaacatgaactaTCATATAAAACTGTGAAATCAAGTCGgatcagcgacacaaattctccccatccactctgtcctatccactaccatattttcctcaatccccaataaactcatatcactctcgatcatcctcctccaagtttgcttaggtcttcccttacccctcaccactacatccctttgccactcttcagttcttcctaaccggcgcatcaagcgctcttcgttttacatggccaaaccaccttagtcggtttttcctcattttattctcaatagatataacccctacttttgtcctaattatttcattactcacccgatcctttctcgtatgaccacacatccatctcaacatacgcatctccgccaccgacatcttatggatgtgacagtttttactgcccaacactccgtaccatataacaatgcatgtctgattgccgtgcggtagaattttcacttcaatctattaggcatgccggggtcacaaaggaaatccgtagcactcttccacttcgtctaatcggatttaatcctatgagcaacatctccatctatttggataatagatcctaaataccgaaagcaatccgatgcctgaacaactctcctaaattttatttttaatagttcgaaaatattttttcatatatacaaaatgttgctgtagacaccgagtcggaggacctgtgacgaaaacctgtaacaagacagttgaagcggttggttccgggagttttaaagcaaaaaatatataataaaaaaacgagaggtcagtaggagttgcggtcgtcgagtggacggctcgcgagtgctcatcgacgtggtgcgagcgcctagcggcagtcggcgcgcgcccaacgacagttggacgcgcgcccgacagccgttgggcgagcgcccaacgacgtggggcgagcgcccaacgtagGTGGGGCAAGCGTCCAACGTCCGTTGGGCGGACGTCCAACatccgttgggcgtccgcccaacattttgggcgtagcccgacgggcgtcgggctacgcccaattttttttgggatccgtgcctataaaaggcacggatccccatgcattaaaAGAGGGATTTttgggagcttctcactctaaaacattttttagagagagaaagttattttttttgggaaaaaacatttttttttcctaaaaaatccgaatttcctaaaagttaaaattttaccaaaaacacaaaaaacaccggaaaatcacgattcgtggaatcaaccgacttcaactgtcaataccaatcttgaggtattatccgaggactagactcgtgttatttattttaattattttatttttttatttttatttttagtctttattttatttatttatt of the Euphorbia lathyris chromosome 7, ddEupLath1.1, whole genome shotgun sequence genome contains:
- the LOC136235266 gene encoding histone-lysine N-methyltransferase ASHR1 isoform X1, which encodes MEELQNTLQNWGLCVSNSPEKGRCLITSKDFSTGEVIISQEPYVCASNNSPTELRCDACYSSANLKKCSACQVVWYCGSSCQKLEWKLHRLECIALSKLDKERRKFVTPSIRLMVRLYLRRKLQNEKVITATATDNYILVQALVAHMKDIDEKQLLLYAQMANLVSLILQWPDINIKEIAENFSKLSCNAHTICDSELRPLGTGLYPVISIINHSCLPNAVLVFEGRLAVVRAVQHLPKGAEVFISYIETAGCTMTRQRTLEQQYFFTCSCLRCSKVGQQDDIQESAILEGYRCIDDKCNGFLLRDSADQGFVCQHCGRLRSKEEVKKLAAEIRATSEKASESMSSDSKREAISIYKSIEKLQRKLCHPFAISLMQTREKLLKMLMEQEDWREALSYCKLTIPVYQKVYPEFHPLLGLQYYTSGKLEWLLGDTEDAMKSLTKALDILRITHGTKTPFMKELMMKLEEARAEASYKLLSKDDD